A window from Plectropomus leopardus isolate mb chromosome 21, YSFRI_Pleo_2.0, whole genome shotgun sequence encodes these proteins:
- the rnf152 gene encoding E3 ubiquitin-protein ligase rnf152, with product METLSQDSILECQICFNYYSPRRRPKLLDCRHTCCSVCLTQMRSSQKEIRCPWCRGVTKLPPGLSVSQLPDDPDIITVIAIPHASEHTPVFIRLPSNGCYMLPLPVAKERALGLPGELGCRFLPGSQQKGVTVVTVPEQQPLGLAMGLEGVGMEGGEGERRVTGPVGGGGKGSTWSGVCTVILVACVLLFLLGIVLHNMSCISKRFTVISCG from the coding sequence ATGGAGACTCTTTCCCAAGATTCAATTCTGGAGTGCCAGATCTGCTTTAACTACTACAGCCCTCGCCGGCGGCCCAAACTCCTGGACTGCCGACACACGTGCTGCTCGGTGTGTTTGACCCAGATGCGCAGTAGCCAGAAGGAGATCCGTTGTCCCTGGTGCCGTGGCGTCACTAAGCTCCCGCCTGGGCTGTCCGTGTCCCAGCTCCCGGACGACCCGGACATCATCACCGTCATCGCCATTCCTCACGCCTCGGAGCACACGCCCGTCTTCATCCGCCTCCCCAGCAACGGCTGCTACATGCTGCCGCTGCCTGTCGCCAAGGAGCGGGCGCTGGGCCTGCCGGGGGAGCTGGGGTGTCGTTTCCTGCCGGGCAGCCAGCAGAAGGGGGTGACGGTGGTGACGGTGCCCGAGCAGCAGCCTCTGGGCCTTGCTATGGGGCTGGAGGGGGTGGGGATGGAGGGAGGCGAGGGCGAGAGGAGAGTTACCGGCCCAGTTGGAGGAGGAGGTAAGGGGTCCACGTGGTCTGGAGTGTGCACGGTGATCCTGGTGGCGTGCGTGCTGCTCTTCCTCCTGGGCATCGTGCTGCACAACATGTCCTGCATCTCCAAACGCTTCACCGTCATCTCCTGCGGCTGA